One window of the Mycobacterium sp. SVM_VP21 genome contains the following:
- a CDS encoding rhomboid family intramembrane serine protease yields MTPRGGRAPTPQPEEKSLWRTGGATIIAFVGLLYLIEAVDQVGGHQLDRNGIRPLETDGLWGVLFAPLLHANWAHLLANTGPALVLGFLLTLTGLSRFVLATAIVWIVGGLGTWLIGNVGSSCGPTDHIGASGLIFGWLAFLMVFGWFTRRIWQILVGVVVLFLYGGILWGAVPVLLNGPVCGGVSWQGHLCGALAGVLAAYWLAAPERKSRKLRRGAAA; encoded by the coding sequence ATGACTCCCCGCGGGGGGAGAGCACCGACACCACAGCCCGAGGAGAAATCCCTCTGGCGCACCGGCGGGGCTACCATCATCGCGTTCGTTGGACTGCTCTACCTGATCGAAGCCGTGGACCAGGTCGGCGGCCACCAGTTAGACCGCAACGGCATCCGGCCGCTGGAGACCGACGGCCTATGGGGGGTGCTGTTCGCCCCGCTGCTGCACGCGAACTGGGCGCACCTGCTGGCCAACACCGGCCCCGCCCTGGTGCTGGGCTTCTTGTTGACGTTGACCGGGCTGTCCCGGTTTGTGCTGGCCACCGCGATCGTGTGGATTGTCGGGGGGCTGGGGACATGGCTGATCGGCAACGTCGGGTCGTCGTGCGGGCCGACGGACCACATCGGTGCCTCCGGCCTGATCTTTGGCTGGCTGGCCTTCTTGATGGTGTTCGGGTGGTTCACCCGCCGCATCTGGCAGATCCTGGTCGGGGTCGTGGTGCTGTTCCTCTACGGCGGAATCCTGTGGGGAGCGGTGCCGGTGCTCTTGAATGGTCCAGTGTGTGGCGGGGTGTCCTGGCAGGGCCACCTGTGCGGTGCGCTGGCTGGGGTGCTGGCTGCCTATTGGCTGGCGGCTCCCGAACGTAAGTCCCGGAAACTTCGTCGGGGGGCGGCTGCGTGA
- a CDS encoding LAGLIDADG family homing endonuclease, giving the protein MRSTEEFDAVQQLIAAGFDDCAIARQTSIPRRTVCQWRHHPETRRAARRSHDFSRLPAAAYCYLLGLYLGDGCISRCGRAWRLRITLDTGYPGIIERCRKTIDAVMPGQHAAMYRRSDHCVEVYLYSNHWPCLFPQHGAGKKHHRPIRLEPWQQTLVEQATEEFIRGLIDSDGCRVVANDRGVRSVRYHFSNRSDDVRGLFCAALDRLAIPWTQNSTYQIAVYRKAATARLDEFVGPKA; this is encoded by the coding sequence ATGCGATCTACGGAGGAATTCGACGCTGTGCAGCAACTCATCGCCGCGGGCTTCGACGACTGCGCCATCGCACGACAGACCTCTATTCCGCGGCGCACCGTGTGTCAATGGCGACACCATCCCGAGACTCGGCGCGCTGCAAGACGCAGCCATGATTTCTCTCGCCTGCCCGCAGCTGCCTACTGCTACCTCCTCGGTCTTTACCTTGGGGACGGATGCATCTCCCGGTGCGGTCGAGCGTGGCGTCTCAGGATCACTCTCGATACCGGGTACCCCGGCATCATCGAGCGATGCAGGAAGACGATCGATGCCGTCATGCCAGGGCAACACGCGGCAATGTATCGCCGCTCCGATCATTGTGTCGAGGTCTACCTTTATTCAAACCACTGGCCGTGCCTTTTCCCCCAGCACGGCGCCGGCAAGAAGCATCATCGGCCGATTCGGCTGGAGCCATGGCAGCAAACGCTCGTCGAGCAGGCCACCGAAGAATTCATTCGTGGCCTAATCGACAGCGACGGCTGCAGAGTGGTGGCCAACGACCGCGGTGTGCGAAGCGTCCGGTACCACTTCTCCAACCGCTCCGACGATGTCCGCGGCCTCTTCTGTGCGGCGCTGGATCGTCTCGCGATTCCGTGGACGCAGAACAGCACCTACCAAATCGCGGTCTACCGTAAAGCCGCCACCGCGCGACTCGACGAGTTCGTCGGCCCGAAGGCCTGA
- the rdgB gene encoding RdgB/HAM1 family non-canonical purine NTP pyrophosphatase, translating to MIDILVASRNRKKLAELSRVLEHAGVSGVQLVSLDEVAPYPEAPETGATFEENALAKARDGYAATGLPCVADDSGLTVSALNGMPGVLSARWSGKHGDDAANTALLLAQLSDVPDERRGAAFVSACALVWGAGPEHQVVVRGEWAGSIAREPHGDGGFGYDPVFVPADTDRTAAQLSPAEKDAASHRSRALELLLPALRSLA from the coding sequence CTGATCGACATTCTGGTGGCCAGCCGCAACCGCAAGAAGCTGGCCGAGCTGAGCCGGGTGCTGGAGCACGCCGGCGTCTCGGGAGTGCAACTGGTCTCCCTCGATGAGGTGGCACCCTATCCCGAGGCGCCCGAAACCGGGGCGACGTTCGAGGAGAACGCCCTGGCCAAAGCGCGTGACGGCTACGCGGCCACCGGATTGCCTTGTGTCGCAGATGATTCGGGCCTGACCGTCTCCGCGCTCAACGGCATGCCGGGGGTGCTGTCGGCGCGCTGGTCGGGTAAACACGGCGACGACGCGGCCAACACCGCCCTGTTGCTGGCGCAGTTGAGCGACGTGCCCGACGAGCGGCGCGGCGCGGCGTTCGTCTCCGCGTGCGCGCTGGTATGGGGTGCCGGCCCCGAGCACCAGGTGGTGGTGCGCGGCGAGTGGGCCGGCAGCATCGCCCGAGAACCGCACGGCGACGGCGGATTCGGCTACGACCCGGTTTTTGTGCCGGCCGATACCGACCGCACTGCGGCGCAGTTGAGCCCGGCCGAGAAGGACGCCGCGTCGCACCGCAGCCGAGCGCTGGAGTTGCTTTTGCCGGCGCTGCGCTCGCTGGCGTAG
- a CDS encoding DUF732 domain-containing protein → MDWCNAMKMWVASAFSVAIVSGGVLAPIPVAMAQPDQDQVFFDELQEQGLHPDYDKQICGSIKCEPLRTLMVQEGHAVCVALSDSPRLVPVSVIANLEVSPDEAHAIINAARHAYCPQLPDPYQPAT, encoded by the coding sequence GTGGATTGGTGCAACGCGATGAAGATGTGGGTGGCCAGCGCGTTCAGCGTTGCGATTGTCAGTGGAGGAGTTCTGGCGCCGATACCGGTTGCCATGGCGCAACCCGACCAGGACCAGGTGTTCTTCGACGAACTGCAGGAACAGGGGCTGCACCCCGACTACGACAAGCAGATCTGCGGGAGCATCAAGTGCGAGCCGCTGCGCACTCTGATGGTGCAAGAGGGCCACGCGGTCTGCGTGGCGCTGAGCGATTCGCCCCGGCTGGTGCCGGTCTCGGTCATCGCGAATCTGGAAGTGTCACCCGACGAGGCGCACGCCATCATCAATGCGGCGCGGCACGCCTACTGCCCGCAGCTGCCGGACCCGTACCAGCCGGCGACCTGA
- a CDS encoding DUF3817 domain-containing protein, with product MTESSAQAAPAEKIRSALLPYRVMAWTTGIWLIALCYEIVMRYVVKVDNPPTWIAVVHGWVYFAYLLAAFNLAVKVRWPLGKTVGVLLSGTIPLLGIIVEHFQSRNIKAQFNL from the coding sequence ATGACCGAGTCCTCCGCCCAGGCCGCTCCCGCCGAGAAGATCCGCAGCGCGCTGCTGCCCTACCGGGTGATGGCGTGGACAACCGGTATCTGGCTGATCGCCCTGTGCTACGAGATCGTGATGCGCTACGTGGTCAAGGTGGACAACCCCCCGACCTGGATCGCTGTGGTGCACGGCTGGGTGTACTTCGCCTACCTGCTGGCCGCTTTCAACCTGGCGGTCAAGGTCCGCTGGCCGCTCGGCAAGACCGTAGGAGTGCTGCTGTCCGGCACTATTCCCCTGCTCGGCATCATCGTCGAACACTTCCAGTCCCGAAACATCAAGGCCCAGTTCAACCTCTGA
- a CDS encoding MBL fold metallo-hydrolase, which produces MRLTVLGCSGSVVGPDSPASGYLLQAPDSPPLVIDFGGGVLGALQRHVDPGSVHVLLSHLHADHCLDLPGLFVWRRYHPSVAIRPFDKGLLYGPSDTWSRMGAASSPYGGEIDDITDIFDVRAWADGEPVTFGELRVQPGLVSHPTESYGMRITDPSGATLVYSADTGFCDAVIELARGADVFLCEASWTHEANRPPNLHLSGTEAGRIAAAAGVGQLLLTHIPPWTSREDVIGEAKAEFDGPVHAVVCDESFDIKRS; this is translated from the coding sequence GTGCGACTGACCGTGCTGGGCTGCTCCGGCAGTGTGGTGGGTCCGGACTCGCCGGCATCGGGATACCTGTTGCAGGCGCCGGACTCGCCGCCGCTGGTAATCGACTTCGGAGGTGGGGTCCTCGGCGCCCTGCAACGCCATGTCGATCCGGGGTCGGTCCATGTGCTGTTGTCGCACTTGCATGCCGACCACTGCTTGGATCTGCCCGGGCTGTTTGTCTGGCGCCGCTACCACCCGTCGGTGGCGATCAGGCCGTTCGATAAGGGCCTGCTCTACGGGCCGAGCGACACCTGGTCGCGGATGGGCGCGGCGTCCTCGCCCTACGGCGGGGAGATCGACGACATCACCGACATCTTCGATGTCCGCGCCTGGGCGGACGGTGAGCCGGTCACGTTCGGGGAGCTGCGTGTGCAGCCCGGCTTGGTGTCGCATCCGACCGAGTCCTACGGGATGCGGATCACCGATCCGTCCGGCGCGACGTTGGTCTACAGCGCCGATACCGGCTTTTGCGATGCGGTGATCGAATTGGCGCGCGGCGCCGATGTGTTCTTGTGTGAGGCGTCGTGGACCCATGAGGCCAACCGCCCACCCAACCTGCACCTGTCGGGAACCGAGGCCGGGCGGATCGCCGCGGCCGCGGGTGTCGGACAACTACTGCTGACCCACATCCCGCCCTGGACCTCGCGCGAGGACGTGATCGGGGAGGCCAAGGCGGAGTTCGATGGCCCGGTGCACGCCGTGGTGTGCGACGAGTCGTTCGACATCAAGCGGTCCTGA
- the murI gene encoding glutamate racemase, with the protein MSPIGIFDSGVGGLTVARSIIDQLPDEDIIYVGDTGNGPYGPLTIPEVRAHALAIGDDLVARGIKALVIACNTASAACLRDARERYDVPVIEVILPAVRRAVATTRNGRIGVIGTQATIASHAYQDAFAAARDTEITAVACPRFVDFVERGITSGRQVLGLAEGYLEPLQRAGVDTLVLGCTHYPLLSGLIQLAMGEQVTLVSSAEETAKELLRVLTERDLLRPHEAAPATRVFEATGDPEAFADLATRFLGPAITGVGAVHRHAPLH; encoded by the coding sequence GTGAGCCCGATCGGAATCTTCGACTCCGGCGTCGGCGGGCTGACCGTGGCCCGATCGATCATCGACCAGCTGCCCGACGAGGACATCATCTACGTCGGCGACACCGGCAACGGTCCCTACGGCCCGCTGACCATTCCCGAGGTCCGTGCGCACGCCCTGGCCATCGGAGACGATCTGGTCGCGCGCGGCATCAAGGCCTTGGTGATCGCCTGCAACACCGCGTCGGCGGCGTGCCTGCGCGACGCGCGGGAACGCTACGACGTGCCGGTCATCGAGGTGATCCTGCCGGCGGTGCGCCGGGCGGTAGCAACCACCCGCAACGGCCGCATCGGGGTGATCGGGACGCAGGCGACCATCGCCAGTCACGCCTACCAGGATGCGTTCGCCGCGGCCCGTGACACCGAGATCACCGCGGTGGCCTGCCCGCGTTTTGTCGACTTCGTCGAGCGCGGTATCACCAGTGGCCGGCAGGTGTTGGGACTGGCCGAGGGGTATCTGGAGCCGTTGCAGCGCGCCGGGGTCGACACCCTGGTGTTGGGTTGCACGCATTACCCGCTGTTGTCGGGATTGATCCAGCTCGCGATGGGTGAGCAGGTGACGCTGGTGTCCAGCGCCGAAGAGACGGCCAAGGAACTGTTGCGGGTGCTCACCGAGCGCGACTTACTACGCCCGCATGAGGCCGCCCCGGCAACACGGGTCTTCGAGGCCACCGGTGACCCGGAGGCGTTTGCTGACCTGGCTACCCGATTTTTGGGACCGGCTATCACCGGCGTCGGAGCCGTCCACCGCCACGCCCCGTTGCACTAG
- the rph gene encoding ribonuclease PH, with amino-acid sequence MSKREDGRLDDELRPVVITRGFTANPAGSVLVEFGNTRVMCTASVTEGVPRWRKGSGRGWLTAEYAMLPAATHTRSDRESVKGRVGGRTQEISRLVGRSLRACIDLAALGENTIAIDCDVLQADGGTRTAAITGAYVALADAVTYLSAAGKLSDPRPLSCAISAVSVGVVDGRVRVDLPYEEDSRAEVDMNVVATDTGTLVEIQGTGEGATFPRSTLDKMLDAALAACEKLFVVQREALELPYPGVLPEGPAPKKAFGS; translated from the coding sequence GTGTCCAAACGAGAAGACGGTCGCCTCGACGACGAGCTGCGCCCGGTCGTCATCACCCGCGGCTTCACCGCCAACCCGGCCGGATCGGTTCTGGTCGAGTTCGGCAACACCCGGGTCATGTGCACGGCCAGCGTCACCGAAGGCGTTCCGCGCTGGCGGAAGGGTTCCGGCCGCGGTTGGCTGACCGCCGAGTACGCGATGCTGCCGGCCGCTACCCACACCCGCTCGGACCGCGAATCGGTCAAGGGCCGAGTGGGCGGGCGAACCCAGGAGATCAGCCGGCTGGTGGGCCGCTCGCTGCGCGCCTGCATCGACCTGGCCGCGCTGGGGGAGAACACCATCGCGATCGACTGCGACGTACTGCAGGCCGACGGCGGTACCCGCACCGCGGCGATCACCGGGGCGTATGTGGCGCTCGCCGATGCGGTTACTTACCTGTCTGCCGCCGGCAAGTTGTCGGACCCGCGCCCGTTGTCGTGCGCGATCTCAGCCGTCAGCGTCGGCGTGGTCGACGGCCGGGTCCGCGTCGATCTTCCCTACGAAGAGGATTCGCGGGCCGAGGTCGACATGAACGTGGTCGCCACCGACACCGGCACCCTGGTGGAGATCCAGGGCACCGGAGAGGGGGCCACCTTCCCGCGCTCGACGCTGGACAAGATGCTCGATGCGGCGCTGGCCGCCTGCGAGAAGCTGTTCGTGGTGCAGCGCGAAGCGCTGGAACTGCCGTATCCGGGGGTGCTGCCGGAGGGGCCGGCGCCGAAGAAGGCGTTCGGCAGCTGA